From the genome of Bacteroides sp. MSB163, one region includes:
- a CDS encoding GumC family protein, giving the protein MLRDDQNLDSDQSKSDESINLYAIFFKYFVYWPWFVASVLICLVGCYIYLRYQAPVYNVSSAVLIKENDKRSGSSANNPLGTMQDLGMFSMTNNFDNEIEILRSRTLIKKVVNDLGLYISLSEERTLGYNIPLYKSSPVNVYMTPEEAEKLEASVKLKIQYTKDGKLTVKAEYKLNEEEQTLEHSFDKLPAVLSTPVGILGFTVNDAILNDTIRPIEENIYLVGYIASPTIVAENYSENLNVEPASKTTTIALMSLQSTIKQRGIDFINRLIAFYNQDTNDEKNEVAQKSAEFIEERIGIINRELGTTESELADFKQRSGLTDLMSDAQLALRENSKYEQQRTENATQISLVTYLRDYINNPKNIDEVIPANVGLQDVNLASIIEQYNAMLIERKRLLRTSSENNPAVVNINTGIEAMRHNVQTTVNSVLKGLQITRDDIERQARKFEGRISNAPLQEKEFMTISRQQEIKATLYVMLLQKREENAITLAATANNGRIIEEPLSGKYPVSPRKKVFMFAALILGLGIPVGIIYLNDLLKYKIENREDVEKITNVAVLGEIPLGAKPEEGAIVVRENRNDIMEETFRAFRTNMLFMLGSDEKVILVSSSQPGEGKSFIAGNIAVSLAYMGKKVVIAGLDIRKPGLNKVFNLSRRAEGITNYLSDPKHANLFDMIQHSDISPNLDILPGGPIPPNPTELVASDALDKAIEHLKEHYDYVILDTAPIGLVTDTAIIGRVADLCVYVCRADVTPKAAFGYINTLRDEKKFSKLATVINSIDMSKRKNSYGYGYGKKYGYGYGKKYGYGYGYGYGYETNGKKKEEKK; this is encoded by the coding sequence ATGTTGCGAGACGACCAAAATTTAGATAGTGATCAATCAAAGAGTGACGAATCTATCAATCTGTATGCCATCTTCTTTAAATACTTTGTCTATTGGCCCTGGTTTGTAGCCAGTGTGCTGATCTGTTTAGTAGGCTGCTATATTTATCTTCGTTATCAAGCTCCTGTTTATAATGTTAGTTCTGCTGTATTGATTAAGGAGAATGATAAACGTAGTGGTAGTTCAGCTAATAATCCCTTAGGTACTATGCAAGATTTGGGTATGTTTTCTATGACGAATAACTTTGATAATGAAATAGAGATTCTGAGATCGCGCACTTTGATAAAGAAGGTCGTGAATGATTTGGGACTTTATATTAGTCTTTCTGAGGAACGTACTCTGGGTTATAATATTCCTTTATACAAGAGTTCACCTGTTAATGTATATATGACCCCAGAAGAGGCTGAAAAGTTGGAAGCAAGTGTTAAACTGAAAATACAGTATACCAAGGATGGTAAACTAACAGTGAAAGCTGAGTATAAGCTTAATGAAGAGGAACAAACATTAGAACATAGTTTTGATAAACTTCCTGCTGTTCTTTCTACTCCTGTTGGAATACTTGGTTTCACAGTGAATGATGCTATTCTGAATGATACTATCCGGCCTATAGAAGAAAATATTTATTTGGTCGGCTATATTGCTAGTCCTACTATAGTGGCCGAGAATTATTCTGAGAATTTGAACGTTGAACCGGCTTCTAAAACTACCACAATTGCTTTAATGAGTTTGCAGAGTACCATTAAGCAACGTGGAATAGACTTTATCAATCGTCTTATCGCTTTCTATAATCAGGATACCAATGACGAGAAAAATGAGGTTGCTCAAAAAAGTGCCGAATTTATTGAAGAGCGTATTGGTATCATCAATCGTGAATTGGGAACAACAGAGAGTGAACTCGCTGATTTTAAGCAACGTTCGGGATTGACAGACTTAATGAGTGATGCTCAACTTGCTTTGCGAGAAAATTCTAAATATGAACAACAGCGTACAGAAAATGCTACTCAAATCAGCTTAGTGACTTATCTGCGCGACTATATCAATAACCCCAAGAATATTGATGAAGTTATTCCTGCTAATGTAGGGCTACAGGACGTAAATCTTGCATCAATTATTGAACAATATAATGCTATGTTGATTGAGCGTAAGCGTTTGCTTCGCACGTCTTCAGAAAATAATCCTGCGGTAGTGAATATTAATACAGGCATTGAGGCTATGCGTCATAATGTTCAAACTACTGTTAACAGTGTTTTGAAGGGGCTTCAGATCACCCGTGACGACATTGAACGTCAAGCCCGTAAATTTGAAGGTCGAATTAGTAATGCCCCTCTTCAGGAGAAAGAGTTCATGACCATTTCCCGTCAGCAGGAGATTAAAGCTACTCTTTACGTCATGCTTTTGCAGAAACGTGAGGAGAATGCTATTACCCTTGCTGCTACCGCCAACAACGGACGTATCATTGAAGAGCCGTTATCCGGTAAATACCCTGTATCACCTCGTAAAAAAGTTTTTATGTTTGCTGCTTTGATATTAGGTTTGGGTATTCCTGTGGGTATTATTTATCTGAATGATTTGTTGAAGTATAAGATTGAGAACCGTGAGGATGTCGAAAAGATCACCAATGTTGCGGTTCTGGGTGAGATACCTTTGGGAGCCAAGCCTGAAGAGGGTGCCATTGTCGTTCGTGAGAATAGGAATGACATAATGGAAGAGACTTTCCGTGCCTTTCGCACGAATATGCTTTTCATGTTGGGAAGTGATGAAAAGGTTATTCTGGTTAGTTCCAGTCAGCCTGGTGAGGGTAAATCGTTTATTGCCGGTAATATTGCTGTCAGTCTTGCCTATATGGGTAAGAAGGTTGTTATTGCCGGTTTGGATATTCGCAAGCCCGGTCTGAATAAGGTGTTCAACTTGTCCCGCCGGGCAGAAGGTATTACTAATTATTTGAGTGATCCTAAACATGCAAACCTGTTTGATATGATTCAGCACAGCGATATCAGTCCTAATTTGGATATTCTTCCAGGGGGACCTATTCCTCCTAACCCAACAGAACTGGTGGCGAGTGATGCTCTTGATAAGGCTATTGAACATTTGAAGGAACATTATGATTATGTTATTTTAGATACGGCTCCTATTGGTTTGGTGACGGATACTGCTATAATTGGTCGTGTTGCTGATTTGTGTGTCTATGTTTGCCGTGCTGATGTTACTCCGAAGGCGGCTTTTGGCTATATCAATACGCTTCGTGATGAGAAGAAATTTTCTAAACTTGCCACTGTTATTAATAGTATTGATATGAGTAAACGTAAGAATAGTTATGGTTATGGTTATGGTAAGAAGTATGGCTATGGTTATGGTAAGAAATATGGTTATGGTTATGGATACGGTTATGGTTATGAGACAAATGGTAAAAAGAAAGAGGAGAAGAAATAA
- a CDS encoding UpxZ family transcription anti-terminator antagonist — MNSLLSRAVELQHAAHTLMYLGMDGEPLYSDDFCRQNKEVLLKSDSLFAAKSSDIEEEANLCLALLMGYNATIYNYGDKERKKQEILVRACDVLERLPDSLLKVRLLTYCYGETYEEALLQSARKIVDGWGQASLTSEQIEAVEELRNIEENPYPWEYVDE, encoded by the coding sequence ATGAATTCTTTACTTTCTCGTGCTGTTGAGCTTCAGCATGCCGCCCATACTTTAATGTATCTCGGCATGGATGGTGAGCCTCTTTATTCTGATGACTTTTGTCGTCAGAATAAAGAGGTTCTCTTGAAATCCGATTCTCTTTTTGCTGCAAAAAGTTCCGATATCGAAGAAGAGGCCAACTTGTGTTTGGCTCTTCTGATGGGTTACAATGCCACTATATACAATTATGGTGATAAGGAGCGGAAAAAGCAAGAGATTCTTGTGCGTGCTTGTGATGTTTTGGAACGGCTTCCGGACTCTTTGCTCAAAGTCAGGCTGTTGACCTATTGTTATGGTGAGACTTATGAAGAAGCTTTGTTACAGTCTGCCCGTAAGATTGTGGATGGATGGGGGCAGGCTTCTCTTACATCCGAACAGATTGAGGCTGTTGAAGAACTTCGTAATATAGAAGAGAATCCCTATCCATGGGAATATGTCGATGAGTAA
- a CDS encoding polysaccharide biosynthesis/export family protein → MKIRKFLLVLAIPLALAGCTSYKSVPYMQNPEVVNSGSNSLPLYDAEIMPKDLLSITVNTTDPQAAAPFNLTVQTPLNAALTNINTTTQPTLQQYLVNNKGEIDFPVIGRLQVGGLTKNQAEDLIREKLQPYLKESPIVTVRMANYKISVLGEVARPGTFTVGNEKVNILEALAMAGDMTVYGIRDNVKLIREDATGKREIITLNLNNADLVLSPYYYLRQNDILYVTPNKTKAKNSDIGSSTTLWFSATSILVSIASLIVNIVR, encoded by the coding sequence ATGAAAATCAGAAAATTTCTCTTAGTATTGGCTATTCCTTTGGCACTGGCAGGCTGTACTTCTTATAAGAGTGTTCCTTACATGCAGAACCCTGAAGTTGTGAATAGTGGCAGTAATTCTCTTCCTCTTTATGATGCTGAAATCATGCCGAAAGATTTGCTGAGTATCACCGTGAATACTACTGACCCTCAGGCTGCTGCTCCATTCAATTTGACAGTACAGACACCGTTGAATGCTGCCTTGACCAATATCAATACTACTACGCAGCCCACTTTGCAGCAATATCTTGTGAATAATAAGGGTGAAATAGATTTTCCTGTCATTGGGCGTCTTCAAGTTGGTGGTTTGACTAAGAATCAGGCTGAAGACCTTATTCGGGAGAAGTTGCAGCCTTATTTGAAAGAGAGTCCGATTGTAACCGTACGTATGGCTAATTACAAGATATCGGTTTTGGGTGAAGTTGCTCGTCCGGGAACGTTTACTGTTGGTAATGAAAAGGTAAATATTCTGGAAGCCCTTGCTATGGCCGGTGATATGACTGTTTATGGTATTCGTGATAATGTGAAGCTGATTCGCGAGGATGCCACAGGAAAACGTGAGATAATCACTTTGAATCTGAATAATGCCGATTTGGTGCTTTCACCCTATTATTACTTGCGTCAGAACGATATCCTGTATGTCACTCCTAATAAGACGAAAGCCAAGAATTCTGATATCGGCAGTAGTACTACCCTTTGGTTCAGTGCTACTTCCATATTGGTATCCATTGCCAGTCTGATAGTTAATATAGTCCGGTAA
- a CDS encoding acyltransferase, with protein sequence MLWKKSFYELILNELTPVLFSRHLRRLVYTRLYGVKMGKDVYMYRHIELRAPQKLIIKGKNSIGKHVILDARKGLCIEEGCVIASHVLIWTLHHDYNSDDFRGAGAPVVLGSYSWICSRAIILPGVNIGRGAIVASGAVVTKDVPPYAIVGGVPAKIISYREKKDYQYNPRNPYHFI encoded by the coding sequence ATGCTTTGGAAAAAATCATTTTATGAACTTATATTAAATGAATTGACACCGGTTTTATTTAGTCGCCATTTACGGCGGTTAGTGTATACGCGTTTGTATGGTGTAAAAATGGGAAAGGATGTCTATATGTATCGGCATATAGAGCTACGTGCTCCTCAGAAACTTATAATAAAAGGTAAGAACTCAATAGGGAAGCATGTAATACTTGATGCGCGAAAGGGATTATGTATAGAAGAAGGCTGTGTAATAGCTAGTCATGTTTTAATATGGACTTTGCACCATGACTACAATTCTGATGACTTTAGAGGTGCAGGAGCACCTGTTGTGCTTGGTTCATATTCTTGGATCTGCTCTCGTGCTATAATTCTGCCAGGTGTTAACATCGGACGGGGGGCAATAGTTGCTTCCGGGGCTGTAGTTACAAAGGATGTACCTCCTTATGCAATTGTTGGAGGTGTACCAGCTAAGATAATAAGTTATCGTGAAAAGAAAGACTATCAATATAATCCACGGAATCCGTATCATTTTATTTAA
- a CDS encoding BT0820 family HAD-type phosphatase, with product MVIAVDFDGTIVEHRYPSIGREIPFAIDTLKKLSSERHKLILWSVREGKLLDEAVAFCRERGLEFYAVNRDYPEEEKNLNNHFSRKLKADVFIDDRNLGGLPDWGMIYEMINRKLTYEDLMRKYEYGSEPEKPKSFFARLFGK from the coding sequence TTGGTTATAGCAGTAGATTTTGATGGTACCATAGTCGAGCATCGTTATCCCTCTATCGGTCGTGAGATTCCTTTCGCCATCGATACCCTAAAAAAACTGAGTTCCGAACGCCATAAGCTTATCCTCTGGAGTGTCCGTGAGGGTAAGCTTTTGGACGAGGCAGTTGCTTTTTGTCGTGAGCGTGGTCTTGAGTTTTATGCCGTCAACCGTGACTATCCGGAAGAGGAGAAGAACTTGAATAACCATTTTTCCCGCAAACTGAAAGCGGATGTATTTATTGACGATCGTAATCTTGGCGGTCTTCCCGACTGGGGAATGATCTACGAGATGATTAACCGTAAACTTACCTATGAAGATCTCATGCGCAAATATGAGTATGGTTCTGAACCGGAAAAACCGAAAAGTTTCTTTGCACGCTTATTCGGGAAATAG
- a CDS encoding acyltransferase family protein, producing the protein MKERFEYIDSIKGFAIFLMVMGHVIAWNYTDYKTVCIYDFKQLSNIKLGGLVWQIIYSFHMPLFFMVSGFLSYKIYDWQNPISQKKDKSFIYSLALYNLDCICVERSNRLLVSIVSF; encoded by the coding sequence ATGAAAGAAAGATTTGAATATATTGATTCCATTAAAGGGTTTGCTATATTTTTGATGGTTATGGGACATGTCATCGCTTGGAACTATACTGATTATAAAACTGTTTGTATTTATGATTTTAAGCAGTTGTCAAATATAAAATTGGGTGGACTGGTTTGGCAGATAATTTATTCTTTTCATATGCCTTTGTTTTTTATGGTTTCTGGATTTTTATCATACAAAATATATGATTGGCAAAATCCCATTTCTCAAAAAAAAGATAAGTCGTTTATTTATTCCTTGGCTTTGTACAATTTGGATTGTATATGTGTTGAGAGGAGCAATAGGTTATTGGTTTCTATTGTGTCTTTTTGA
- a CDS encoding NAD-dependent epimerase/dehydratase family protein codes for MRILLLGGTGTLSSDIMKLSLEKGYDVSILNRGNNNERVDNRVSIHKANLYNIETVIQTLEGKSYEVIIDFFSRTAENIERLYSVLSNKCIQYIFISSACVYCRDSEDKTFITEQTRKPNILWQYNIQKYEAEQILITANRGSGCYYTIVRPYITYNDIRIPLGIAPAHKYHRTIIERIVSGKPMFIWNGGNNYCTLTHTIDFAEAVVGLFLNEKAQNEDFHITSDYNYRWRDVILALYKILNQTPNIVDLPVEKIVNCLPEYKNELLGDRCLNALFDNSKIKAAVPNLIFKISLEEGLKRVVDQYRAELNFYYDFKFDARIDRMLSSCGVKKLCFIPYTKCTSNAKVQYFIFRYLPLKLANKVWSFLK; via the coding sequence ATGAGAATTTTATTGTTAGGTGGTACTGGTACGTTAAGTTCGGATATTATGAAACTTTCTTTAGAAAAAGGTTATGACGTATCTATACTTAATCGAGGAAATAATAATGAAAGAGTGGATAATAGGGTTTCTATTCACAAAGCGAATTTATATAATATAGAAACAGTTATTCAAACTCTAGAAGGAAAGAGTTATGAAGTTATTATTGATTTTTTTTCAAGAACTGCTGAAAATATTGAACGATTATATTCTGTGTTATCTAATAAATGTATACAATATATTTTTATATCATCAGCTTGTGTTTATTGTAGAGACAGTGAGGATAAAACTTTCATAACGGAACAGACAAGAAAACCTAATATTTTATGGCAATATAATATACAAAAGTATGAGGCAGAACAAATTCTTATAACAGCTAATCGAGGTTCAGGCTGTTATTATACTATAGTTAGGCCTTATATTACTTATAATGACATTAGAATTCCTTTAGGTATTGCCCCAGCTCATAAATATCATCGCACCATTATAGAGCGTATTGTTAGTGGTAAACCTATGTTTATTTGGAACGGAGGGAATAATTATTGCACCTTAACGCATACTATAGATTTTGCGGAAGCTGTTGTGGGTCTTTTTTTAAATGAGAAAGCACAGAACGAAGACTTTCATATAACAAGTGATTATAATTATAGGTGGAGAGATGTAATTCTTGCGCTTTATAAAATACTCAATCAGACTCCTAATATAGTTGATTTACCAGTAGAGAAAATAGTAAATTGCTTACCAGAATATAAAAATGAATTGTTAGGGGATAGATGCTTAAATGCTTTGTTTGATAATAGTAAAATAAAAGCAGCTGTTCCTAATTTAATTTTTAAAATATCATTGGAAGAAGGTTTAAAAAGAGTCGTTGATCAGTATAGAGCAGAACTAAATTTTTATTATGATTTTAAATTTGATGCACGAATTGATCGTATGCTTTCTTCATGTGGAGTCAAGAAACTTTGCTTTATTCCTTATACAAAATGTACTTCCAATGCCAAAGTACAGTATTTCATATTTCGATATTTACCTTTAAAACTCGCAAATAAAGTTTGGTCTTTTTTGAAATGA
- a CDS encoding polysaccharide pyruvyl transferase family protein, with the protein MKIGILTYHCVPNFGAQLQTISTVGYVKKMGHDPIVLHWYPQDLEDMYVERIPEIQVKEHLNFTNEVLPVSKLCRSEEDLLEVIEENHIEAIIAGSDALFKYVPEVCRKRFSKKKFSYVSIKVLSVEDKHANPFFCDYYTKLHRSIPICAFSVSSQNCPYYLLNKNERLYFYEGINHYKSVTVRDEWTKEMVEELSKFRNVKITPDPVFSFNTNCYISIPTKEDILQKFNLKANYVLLSFSSKYMKRSYIKKLAEELERYEVEPVIFPMPEGLIDAGVSKRIELPLSPIDWYALIKYAKGYIGERMHPIVVSIHNSTPFFCFDEYGTVSKKMGGIFKEYKQESSKTYHILKAASLINYLYAYKTKMQYPTPREIIRKIMSFDYEKCRLFAQSYNILYNESMKQVFIDLGITK; encoded by the coding sequence ATGAAAATAGGAATCTTAACTTACCATTGCGTCCCAAATTTTGGAGCGCAATTACAGACTATATCTACTGTTGGTTATGTAAAAAAAATGGGACATGATCCAATTGTTTTACATTGGTATCCTCAAGATTTGGAAGATATGTATGTTGAGCGTATTCCTGAAATTCAAGTTAAAGAACATTTAAACTTTACGAATGAGGTGTTGCCTGTTTCAAAATTATGTAGATCTGAAGAAGATTTATTGGAAGTGATAGAAGAAAATCATATTGAAGCTATCATTGCAGGAAGTGATGCACTTTTTAAATATGTTCCTGAAGTATGTCGCAAAAGATTTTCAAAAAAGAAATTTTCTTATGTTTCTATTAAAGTACTTTCAGTCGAAGATAAACACGCAAATCCTTTTTTCTGTGATTATTATACAAAATTACATAGATCTATTCCAATTTGTGCCTTTTCTGTCTCTTCACAGAATTGTCCATATTACCTTTTAAATAAAAATGAGCGGTTATACTTTTATGAAGGAATTAATCATTATAAAAGTGTAACAGTGAGGGATGAATGGACAAAAGAAATGGTAGAGGAATTGTCCAAATTTAGAAATGTTAAAATAACGCCTGACCCAGTTTTCTCTTTTAATACAAATTGTTATATTAGCATTCCTACTAAAGAAGATATATTGCAAAAATTTAATCTTAAGGCTAATTATGTATTGCTCAGTTTTAGTAGTAAATATATGAAACGATCATACATAAAGAAACTTGCTGAAGAACTTGAAAGGTACGAGGTTGAGCCTGTAATCTTTCCTATGCCAGAAGGTTTAATTGATGCTGGTGTTAGCAAAAGAATTGAATTACCACTTTCTCCAATTGACTGGTATGCACTTATAAAATATGCAAAAGGGTATATTGGAGAGAGAATGCATCCAATCGTTGTGTCAATACATAATTCTACGCCCTTTTTTTGTTTTGATGAATATGGAACTGTTTCTAAAAAAATGGGAGGGATCTTTAAAGAGTATAAACAAGAATCAAGTAAAACATATCATATTCTGAAAGCGGCAAGCTTAATTAATTACTTATATGCATACAAGACTAAAATGCAATATCCTACACCTCGGGAAATCATAAGGAAGATAATGTCATTTGATTATGAAAAGTGTAGACTGTTTGCACAATCATATAATATATTATATAATGAAAGTATGAAGCAAGTCTTTATTGATTTAGGGATAACGAAATAG
- a CDS encoding Coenzyme F420 hydrogenase/dehydrogenase, beta subunit C-terminal domain, whose protein sequence is MKFKSYIFTKEKKNCTGCGACACICSHMALTMQEDEEGFYYPFLNREKCVHCGLCDVICPVMSNSHQANEYLNEKSYLVTSKSPEYGLNSATIGLCTWIGQWYILHGGYVFGVVLDEEDWKAKYVCVHDLVTLEKTRNSKYLQSNASETYGEVKKMLLAKEQVLYIGTPCQIAGLKSFLRKSYENLLTIDIICHGVFSSKLMPLEVAYWENKFQGRLSNFRFRSKRIYPWSLGGVVNFDITDSEGRKKHVERHAKASPTYRSFAYSGDGKNYNIRESCYDCPFRDKGRYGDLTVGDAWGHAARYKRLFNINNRKNGISSLLCNTGKGKKIVDLLSDEFILTPVLASETFSQDALLPANRLIPPERYTIYQNPESLSYVDLVESVLHVDLEQAYRSFKRDYLRTRIKQFVKERILNLKCLLLIY, encoded by the coding sequence ATGAAATTTAAAAGTTATATCTTTACTAAAGAAAAGAAGAATTGTACGGGTTGCGGTGCATGTGCGTGTATTTGTTCACACATGGCATTGACGATGCAAGAAGATGAAGAAGGCTTTTACTATCCGTTCTTGAATCGTGAGAAATGTGTACATTGTGGGTTATGTGATGTTATATGTCCGGTAATGTCAAATAGCCATCAGGCGAATGAATACTTGAATGAAAAATCCTACTTGGTTACATCGAAGAGTCCGGAGTATGGATTAAATAGTGCGACTATTGGGCTTTGTACATGGATTGGACAGTGGTATATTTTGCATGGTGGGTATGTCTTTGGAGTTGTTCTTGATGAAGAAGATTGGAAGGCCAAGTATGTTTGTGTGCATGATTTGGTAACTTTAGAAAAAACAAGAAACTCTAAATATTTACAAAGTAATGCTAGTGAAACTTACGGTGAGGTGAAAAAAATGCTCCTTGCTAAAGAGCAGGTTCTTTATATAGGAACGCCATGTCAGATTGCAGGGTTAAAATCTTTTTTGAGGAAATCTTATGAGAATCTATTAACTATAGATATTATCTGTCATGGTGTATTTAGTTCAAAATTAATGCCTCTTGAAGTGGCTTATTGGGAGAATAAATTCCAAGGGAGACTTTCCAATTTTCGTTTTCGAAGTAAAAGGATATATCCGTGGTCTTTGGGAGGAGTTGTGAATTTTGATATAACAGATTCAGAAGGAAGAAAAAAACATGTAGAACGGCATGCAAAAGCGTCTCCGACATATCGAAGTTTTGCATATAGTGGTGATGGTAAGAATTACAATATTAGAGAGTCTTGTTATGACTGTCCATTTAGAGACAAAGGACGATATGGGGATTTGACGGTAGGCGATGCTTGGGGACATGCAGCAAGGTATAAAAGACTGTTCAATATAAATAATAGAAAAAATGGAATTAGTTCTTTACTCTGTAATACAGGTAAAGGTAAAAAAATCGTTGATTTATTGTCTGATGAATTTATTTTAACGCCAGTTCTTGCATCTGAGACATTTTCTCAAGATGCACTTTTACCAGCTAATAGGCTTATACCACCAGAAAGATATACTATCTATCAAAATCCTGAATCATTATCTTATGTAGATTTAGTTGAAAGTGTATTACACGTGGACTTAGAACAAGCATATAGATCTTTTAAAAGAGACTATTTGCGAACTCGCATTAAACAATTTGTAAAAGAACGTATTTTGAATTTGAAATGTTTGTTATTGATATATTAA
- a CDS encoding lipopolysaccharide biosynthesis protein yields the protein MPDTSFNNRKIAKNTLLLYFRMLLTMAVSLYTSRIILNTLGVEDFGIYNVVGGVVAMFSIISGSLSAAISRFITYELGREGYDRLKVIFSSAVTIQVILAFLICILAEVGGVWFLNTQMNIPVERVVAANWVLQCSIFTFMINLISIPYNAAIIAHERMKAFAYVSILEVVLKLLVAFALYIVIFDKLKVYAVLLLIVALIIRFVYAYYCKRHFKECTYRFIYDKEVLREMAGFAGWNLIGSSAGVLKDQGVNIVINLFCGTTVNAARGIAVQVNNATQSFVRNFMTALNPQITKSYASSDSEYLMKLLYKGSRLSFYMLLLLSLPIIIETDCILSVWLKVVPEHTVNFVRLILVLAMCESISLPLITVMLATGKIRNYSIIVGGLNMMNFPFSYLLLYWGFEPESTILLAIVISQGCFIIRIVMLRKKTGLSARNFIREVYMNIIIVSVLSCIFPMLIYNVVGDRVLRIVLVVVGSFISTSTVIYYVGCTSNERAFVKSKIRKLFKKK from the coding sequence ATGCCAGACACCTCTTTCAACAATCGAAAAATTGCGAAGAATACATTGTTGCTGTACTTTCGCATGTTACTTACTATGGCTGTTTCTTTATACACCAGCCGCATAATTTTGAACACTCTAGGTGTGGAGGATTTCGGTATATACAATGTTGTTGGTGGAGTTGTAGCTATGTTTTCTATCATATCTGGATCTTTGTCCGCAGCTATTAGCCGTTTTATTACTTATGAATTGGGAAGAGAAGGATATGACCGGTTGAAAGTTATATTTTCCTCGGCTGTCACTATCCAGGTCATATTAGCCTTTCTGATATGTATCTTGGCGGAAGTTGGTGGTGTGTGGTTCTTAAATACTCAAATGAACATACCTGTAGAGCGTGTAGTGGCTGCTAATTGGGTGCTGCAATGCTCTATTTTTACTTTTATGATAAATTTAATAAGTATACCTTATAATGCTGCTATTATTGCACACGAACGGATGAAAGCTTTTGCTTATGTAAGTATTTTAGAGGTGGTATTAAAACTATTAGTGGCTTTCGCATTGTATATAGTTATATTTGATAAATTGAAAGTGTATGCAGTACTGTTGTTGATTGTAGCACTTATTATACGTTTTGTATATGCTTATTATTGTAAGAGACACTTTAAAGAATGTACTTATCGCTTTATTTATGATAAAGAAGTGTTGAGAGAGATGGCAGGTTTTGCTGGTTGGAATTTAATAGGTTCCTCGGCAGGAGTTTTAAAAGATCAAGGTGTAAATATTGTTATTAATTTATTTTGCGGAACAACTGTTAATGCAGCACGTGGTATTGCAGTCCAAGTAAATAATGCAACTCAGAGTTTTGTTCGTAATTTTATGACAGCTCTTAATCCACAGATTACAAAGTCATATGCATCTTCAGATAGCGAGTATCTAATGAAGTTGTTATATAAAGGTTCCAGGTTGTCTTTCTATATGTTATTATTACTTTCACTCCCTATAATAATAGAGACTGATTGTATACTGTCTGTATGGCTTAAAGTAGTCCCTGAACATACAGTGAATTTTGTTCGCTTAATTCTTGTATTGGCAATGTGTGAATCTATATCATTACCATTGATAACGGTAATGTTGGCTACGGGTAAAATTCGGAATTATAGTATTATTGTTGGTGGGTTAAATATGATGAATTTTCCATTTTCATATTTACTTCTTTATTGGGGATTTGAGCCAGAAAGCACTATACTTCTTGCTATTGTTATTTCTCAAGGTTGTTTTATTATTCGTATTGTTATGCTCAGAAAAAAGACAGGCTTATCGGCGAGGAATTTTATACGAGAAGTATATATGAACATAATAATAGTAAGTGTATTGTCATGTATATTTCCTATGTTGATTTATAATGTTGTTGGAGATAGAGTTTTGAGAATAGTATTGGTAGTAGTAGGAAGCTTTATATCAACAAGTACTGTGATTTATTATGTAGGATGTACGTCAAATGAACGCGCTTTTGTGAAATCTAAAATTAGGAAATTATTTAAAAAGAAATAG